In Picosynechococcus sp. PCC 7002, the following are encoded in one genomic region:
- the hemN gene encoding oxygen-independent coproporphyrinogen III oxidase, producing the protein MNLACQNVRFDGQLLQKYNQAVPRYTSYPPATELTPDFDGDLFRQAIAMGNYKKTPLSLYCHIPFCEKPCYFCGCNTIITQYKPAAATYLDYLIRHIQQVAPLVQGDRLVQQLHWGGGTPNYLNLEQVTRLWQTLQDNFQFAPDAEISIEINPCEVSREYIFVLHQLGFKRISFGIQDFNPQVQAAVNRIQPEEKLFEVMAWIREAGFESVNVDLIYGLPYQTLATFTETVEKTIQLNPDRIAVFSFAYVPWLKPLQKRMPEAAMPPTAEKLEILKMTIANLTYHGYVFIGMDHFAKPNDELAIAQQAGELHRNFQGYTTKPESDLLGFGMTSISMLQNVYAQNHKKLKDFYAAIDQQVLPIEKGVQLSQDDLIRRTVIMELMCQFQLSAPNLENKYHLGFDLDFNDYFQAELSALNDLEADGLIHRSGDGFQVTPSGRLLIRNIAAVFDTYLQHKTEKTFSKAI; encoded by the coding sequence ATGAATTTAGCCTGTCAAAATGTCCGCTTTGATGGACAGCTCCTCCAAAAATATAATCAAGCGGTTCCCCGCTATACCAGTTACCCCCCCGCAACGGAATTAACCCCCGATTTTGATGGGGATCTTTTCCGCCAGGCGATCGCCATGGGGAATTATAAAAAAACGCCCCTTTCCCTCTACTGCCACATTCCTTTTTGTGAAAAGCCCTGCTATTTCTGTGGCTGCAATACGATCATTACCCAGTACAAACCCGCCGCCGCTACCTATCTGGACTACCTGATTCGTCACATTCAACAGGTTGCCCCCCTCGTCCAAGGCGATCGCCTGGTGCAACAACTCCACTGGGGTGGCGGCACACCCAATTATTTAAACTTGGAGCAAGTGACGCGTTTGTGGCAAACCCTCCAGGACAATTTTCAATTTGCGCCCGATGCGGAGATTTCCATCGAGATCAACCCCTGCGAGGTGAGTCGCGAGTATATTTTTGTCTTGCATCAACTGGGTTTTAAGCGGATCAGCTTTGGCATTCAGGATTTTAATCCCCAGGTACAAGCGGCGGTCAATCGCATCCAGCCGGAAGAAAAACTCTTTGAGGTGATGGCCTGGATCCGCGAGGCAGGTTTTGAGAGCGTCAACGTAGATTTAATTTACGGCCTGCCCTACCAAACCCTGGCGACGTTCACGGAAACGGTGGAAAAAACAATCCAACTCAACCCCGACCGGATCGCTGTCTTTAGCTTTGCCTATGTGCCCTGGCTGAAACCTCTGCAAAAACGGATGCCCGAAGCGGCGATGCCCCCCACCGCCGAAAAGCTCGAAATCCTCAAGATGACCATCGCTAATCTGACCTACCACGGTTATGTGTTCATCGGGATGGATCATTTTGCCAAGCCCAACGATGAATTGGCGATCGCCCAACAGGCGGGGGAACTGCACCGGAATTTCCAGGGCTACACCACGAAGCCGGAATCGGATCTTTTGGGATTTGGCATGACATCGATCAGTATGCTCCAGAACGTTTACGCCCAGAACCATAAAAAGCTCAAAGATTTTTATGCTGCCATTGATCAACAAGTTCTTCCCATCGAAAAGGGCGTTCAACTCAGCCAAGATGACCTGATTCGTCGCACTGTGATCATGGAATTGATGTGTCAGTTCCAACTGTCGGCCCCCAACCTCGAAAACAAATATCACCTGGGCTTTGATTTAGACTTTAACGATTATTTCCAAGCCGAATTGAGTGCCCTAAACGATTTGGAAGCCGATGGTCTAATTCATCGTTCTGGAGATGGTTTCCAGGTGACGCCCAGTGGTCGGCTGCTGATCCGCAATATTGCGGCGGTGTTTGATACCTACCTGCAACACAAAACGGAGAAAACCTTCTCCAAGGCGATTTAG
- a CDS encoding biliverdin-producing heme oxygenase — MTTLSQRLRFGTQTSHTLSENTAFMKCFLKGIVERQPLRKLMANLYAVYYTLETAFEQYKDHEILGEIYFPELNRVPHLEEDLAFYYGEHWHRQLELLPAGKVYQARLQELAATDPLLLIAHAYVRYMGDLSGGQSLKNIIRSALALPDGQGTRFYEFDSWPTPGDRRNFKLQYRDALDRLNLDEETIQKMINEANYAFALNRDVMHELEPDVKAAIGEHTFDLLTRQDRPGSTENQRRYPEDQAIVASS, encoded by the coding sequence ATGACGACCCTATCCCAACGCCTCCGCTTTGGTACCCAAACCTCCCATACCCTCTCAGAAAATACAGCTTTTATGAAGTGCTTTTTGAAGGGCATTGTGGAGCGGCAACCCCTCCGGAAATTGATGGCCAATTTGTATGCGGTCTATTACACCCTGGAGACGGCTTTTGAACAGTACAAAGACCACGAAATTCTAGGGGAAATCTATTTCCCGGAGTTGAACCGAGTGCCCCATTTGGAAGAGGATCTTGCCTTTTACTACGGTGAGCATTGGCACAGGCAACTGGAACTACTCCCGGCGGGTAAAGTCTACCAAGCGCGCTTACAAGAACTGGCCGCCACTGATCCACTGCTCCTGATTGCCCATGCCTATGTGCGCTATATGGGAGATCTATCCGGCGGTCAGAGTTTAAAAAATATTATCCGCTCAGCCTTAGCGTTACCCGATGGCCAGGGCACCAGATTTTATGAATTTGACTCCTGGCCGACCCCAGGCGATCGCCGCAATTTTAAGCTGCAATATCGGGATGCGCTGGATCGCTTGAATCTAGACGAAGAAACGATCCAGAAGATGATCAACGAAGCGAATTATGCCTTTGCCCTCAACCGGGATGTGATGCACGAGTTGGAGCCGGACGTAAAGGCGGCCATCGGTGAACATACCTTTGATTTGTTAACTCGCCAAGACCGCCCGGGCAGTACCGAAAATCAGCGCCGCTATCCCGAAGACCAGGCGATCGTGGCGTCTTCTTAG
- the acsF gene encoding magnesium-protoporphyrin IX monomethyl ester (oxidative) cyclase yields the protein MVTLTDQPSPELLRPGVKKPVQETLLTPRFYTTDFDKIANMVLSSHEEEILAALEELRADYNRNHFIRDESFEQSWDHFDEKTRSIFIDFLERSCTSEFSGFLLFKELSRRLRDRSPILAEAFHLLARDEARHAGFINKSMVDFGLCLDLKYLTQKRTYTFFPPEWVIYTVYLSEKIGYWRYILVYRHLEKHPEHNIYPLFKYFESWCQDENRHGDFFKALLRSQKSLWKTWQSRLWSRFFLLTVFVTHSLTTLERSDFYEMIGLDAHQYNRDVIRNTNETSLRAFPEVLDTNHPQFFTRLEACAAANEHLKAIATNGNPKVIQFFQKIPWIINIVWHMALIFFTKPVDAEALRAEVH from the coding sequence ATGGTTACGCTCACTGACCAGCCGAGTCCAGAACTTCTCAGACCAGGGGTTAAAAAACCAGTTCAAGAAACCCTCCTAACACCCCGCTTTTACACCACAGATTTCGATAAAATTGCCAACATGGTGCTCTCTTCCCATGAGGAAGAAATTTTGGCTGCCCTCGAAGAATTGCGGGCCGATTATAACCGCAACCATTTCATCCGTGACGAAAGTTTTGAGCAATCTTGGGATCATTTTGATGAAAAAACTCGCAGTATTTTCATTGACTTTTTAGAACGTTCTTGTACTTCTGAGTTTTCTGGCTTTCTTTTATTTAAAGAGCTTTCCCGCCGCCTCCGCGATCGCAGCCCGATTTTGGCCGAAGCTTTTCACCTGCTGGCCCGGGACGAGGCACGCCATGCGGGATTTATCAACAAATCAATGGTGGATTTTGGTCTCTGTTTAGACCTGAAATATCTCACCCAAAAACGAACCTATACTTTCTTTCCGCCGGAGTGGGTAATTTATACCGTTTACCTGTCAGAAAAGATTGGCTATTGGCGTTATATCCTCGTGTATCGCCACCTGGAGAAACACCCAGAACACAATATTTATCCGCTGTTTAAGTATTTTGAAAGCTGGTGCCAGGACGAAAACCGCCACGGAGACTTTTTTAAAGCCCTATTGCGATCGCAAAAATCCCTGTGGAAAACTTGGCAATCTCGCTTGTGGTCGCGCTTTTTCTTGTTAACGGTATTTGTCACCCATTCCCTGACAACCCTGGAACGGTCTGACTTTTACGAGATGATTGGCCTTGATGCCCACCAATACAATCGGGACGTGATTCGCAACACCAACGAAACGTCTCTACGGGCTTTCCCGGAAGTGCTCGACACAAACCATCCGCAGTTTTTCACCCGCCTAGAAGCCTGCGCCGCCGCCAATGAACACCTAAAGGCGATCGCCACCAACGGCAACCCCAAAGTGATTCAGTTTTTCCAAAAAATCCCCTGGATTATCAACATTGTTTGGCATATGGCTTTGATTTTCTTCACCAAGCCTGTGGATGCCGAAGCCCTACGGGCCGAGGTTCACTAA
- a CDS encoding winged helix-turn-helix transcriptional regulator, whose product MKYVWPMTDPNPCNDVNFQCPIQFVVDLLGNKWSILVLRELFTGDRRTNELLKALPGISTKTLMVRLRELEAHGLVERRIYAEIPPRVEYSLTAKGREIQPVMTALHQVGSQWLEQETCVCPLQGEIDSVQSA is encoded by the coding sequence ATGAAGTATGTTTGGCCAATGACTGACCCCAACCCTTGTAATGATGTTAATTTCCAATGTCCGATCCAATTTGTGGTGGATTTGTTGGGAAATAAATGGTCAATTTTAGTGTTGCGGGAGCTGTTTACAGGCGATCGCCGCACCAATGAACTGCTCAAGGCTTTACCGGGGATCAGTACCAAAACGTTAATGGTGCGCCTGCGAGAACTAGAAGCCCATGGCCTGGTGGAACGGCGCATTTACGCAGAGATCCCCCCCCGGGTGGAATATTCGTTAACAGCAAAGGGACGGGAAATTCAGCCGGTGATGACCGCCCTCCATCAAGTCGGCTCCCAATGGTTGGAACAGGAGACTTGCGTTTGTCCTTTGCAGGGGGAAATAGATTCGGTGCAATCGGCTTAA
- a CDS encoding polysaccharide deacetylase family protein produces MKAVRFVPLRPKAWQKVIRLFFATAIALILVRNALPLIRQISFFGLYQVATPEKVVALTYDDGPAPPYTEAILEILDDYQAKATFYVVGQNIELYPDTVRQTIAAGHELSNHSYEHKYMAFRSWDYITNEVDKTDQLLRNLGVTGQIDFRPPWGRRFLLLPLYLHQQQKRLVIWDVDSFDWEIEASPVDIAARVIGAVQPGSIVLMHDGGGDRQRTVEATDLILSQLTEAGYRFVTVAELFELS; encoded by the coding sequence GTGAAAGCTGTTCGTTTTGTTCCCCTGCGCCCCAAGGCTTGGCAGAAGGTCATTCGTTTATTTTTCGCCACGGCGATCGCCTTGATCTTAGTGCGAAATGCGTTGCCTTTGATCAGACAGATTAGCTTTTTTGGCCTGTACCAAGTCGCCACCCCAGAGAAAGTTGTTGCTTTGACCTATGATGACGGCCCGGCACCGCCCTATACCGAAGCCATTTTAGAGATTCTCGACGACTACCAAGCGAAGGCCACCTTTTATGTGGTGGGGCAAAATATCGAACTCTATCCAGACACCGTCCGCCAAACCATCGCCGCTGGCCATGAACTGAGCAACCATTCCTACGAGCACAAATACATGGCCTTCCGTTCCTGGGACTACATCACCAACGAAGTGGACAAAACGGATCAACTGCTGCGAAATTTGGGGGTCACGGGCCAGATCGATTTTCGGCCGCCCTGGGGTCGTCGTTTTCTCCTGCTTCCCCTTTATCTCCATCAGCAACAGAAACGCCTCGTGATTTGGGATGTGGATTCTTTTGATTGGGAAATTGAGGCTAGTCCTGTGGACATTGCGGCACGGGTCATTGGGGCTGTACAACCCGGATCGATTGTTTTGATGCACGATGGCGGCGGCGATCGCCAACGCACCGTAGAAGCGACAGATTTGATTTTGAGTCAGTTGACCGAAGCCGGCTATCGCTTTGTGACCGTGGCTGAACTCTTTGAATTGTCCTAA
- a CDS encoding ABC transporter ATP-binding protein — MLELIDVSVNYGGIEALKNIHLTVNAGEIVTLIGANGAGKTTTLKAISRLVNLRQGRILYHGTEITKSAPHAVVRAGIAHSPEGRRILARQTVLTNLELGAYTRQDRLGIKADLEKQFAIFPRLAERKNQIAGTLSGGEQQMLAIARAVMGRPKLLLLDEPSLGLAPQIVKEIFQVIQQLHADGTTILLVEQNASLALECSDRAYVLEAGYLKISGNARDLLTDERVKAAYLG, encoded by the coding sequence ATGTTGGAACTCATTGATGTCTCAGTCAATTACGGTGGTATCGAAGCCCTGAAAAATATCCACTTAACGGTCAATGCCGGGGAAATTGTCACCCTGATCGGCGCGAATGGGGCCGGAAAAACCACCACTCTCAAGGCCATTTCGCGGCTGGTCAATCTCCGCCAAGGTCGAATTTTGTATCACGGCACCGAGATCACCAAAAGTGCCCCCCATGCCGTTGTCAGGGCTGGCATTGCCCATAGTCCAGAGGGAAGACGAATTTTAGCGCGGCAAACAGTTTTAACGAATTTGGAATTGGGGGCCTACACGCGCCAGGATCGGTTAGGGATTAAAGCAGATCTCGAAAAACAATTTGCCATTTTCCCGCGCCTCGCAGAACGGAAAAATCAAATTGCGGGCACCCTCAGCGGTGGGGAACAACAAATGTTGGCGATCGCCAGGGCGGTGATGGGTCGGCCAAAACTTTTACTCCTTGATGAACCGAGTCTTGGTTTAGCGCCCCAAATTGTGAAGGAAATTTTTCAGGTAATTCAACAACTCCACGCCGATGGCACCACGATTCTTTTAGTCGAACAAAATGCGAGTTTGGCCCTCGAATGTAGCGATCGCGCCTATGTTTTAGAAGCGGGTTACCTTAAAATTAGCGGCAACGCCCGGGATCTACTCACCGATGAACGGGTTAAAGCAGCCTATCTTGGCTAG
- a CDS encoding ABC transporter ATP-binding protein, with protein MPDLAIPILNVQHLTRRFGGLVAVHDVSFQVAPREIFGLIGPNGAGKTTFFNLLTGMIPPSQGNILYQGRKIHGLAPHQIAASGIARTFQNLRLFGNLSALENVAIARHLHQKNNIFEGILGLPKAKKAEQETYDRAKELLDLVGLTGKYRQQAKNFSYGDQRRLEIARALALEPQLLLLDEPAAGMNPNEKGALSDLIRQIRAQFDLTILLIEHHIPLVMGLCDRLAVLDFGELIALGLPEDVKADPAVIEAYLGDE; from the coding sequence ATGCCGGATTTAGCCATCCCCATCCTCAACGTTCAACATTTGACCCGGCGCTTCGGGGGCTTGGTGGCGGTACATGATGTGTCTTTTCAGGTGGCCCCAAGGGAAATTTTCGGCTTGATTGGGCCAAATGGGGCGGGCAAAACAACTTTTTTTAATCTGTTGACTGGGATGATTCCCCCTTCCCAAGGAAACATTCTGTACCAAGGCCGCAAGATTCACGGTCTGGCTCCCCACCAAATTGCCGCCTCTGGTATTGCGCGGACGTTTCAAAATCTGCGCTTGTTTGGAAATTTGTCGGCCCTCGAAAATGTGGCGATCGCCCGCCATCTGCACCAAAAAAACAATATTTTTGAAGGAATTTTAGGTTTACCCAAAGCGAAAAAAGCTGAGCAAGAAACCTACGACCGGGCGAAGGAATTGCTAGATTTGGTGGGCTTAACCGGAAAATACCGTCAACAGGCAAAAAATTTTTCCTATGGTGATCAGCGGCGTTTAGAAATTGCCCGCGCCTTGGCCCTAGAACCCCAGCTTTTACTCCTCGATGAACCCGCTGCCGGGATGAACCCCAACGAAAAAGGCGCTTTGAGTGATTTGATTCGACAAATTCGGGCGCAATTTGACCTGACGATTCTGTTGATTGAGCATCATATTCCCCTGGTGATGGGACTGTGCGATCGCCTGGCGGTGTTGGACTTTGGCGAACTGATTGCCCTCGGTTTACCAGAGGATGTAAAGGCAGATCCAGCGGTGATTGAAGCGTATTTGGGGGATGAGTAA
- a CDS encoding carbonic anhydrase has protein sequence MKKLIRGLDKFKQSYVASHQDLFEQLSHGQKPRVLFICCSDSRVDPALITQTDIGEIFVIRNAGNIIPPYGAANGGEGGTLEYALQGLDIRQIIVCGHSHCGAMKGLLKLNKLQADMPLVYDWLKHAEATRRLVRDTYPHCEGEELVETLVAENVLVQIDNLKTYPVVRSRLHQGKLKIYGWIYNIENGEVLAYDETKHAYVKPDYSLIDETPLTEREALEGCPLPYTVASGQSLAGWYGETDTFSVSG, from the coding sequence GTGAAAAAACTTATTCGCGGCCTGGACAAATTTAAGCAAAGCTATGTTGCGAGCCACCAGGATCTTTTTGAACAACTTTCCCACGGCCAAAAGCCCCGCGTTCTGTTCATTTGTTGCTCCGACTCCCGTGTTGACCCGGCGCTGATTACCCAAACGGATATTGGTGAAATCTTCGTCATCCGCAATGCCGGAAATATTATTCCTCCCTATGGTGCGGCCAATGGCGGCGAAGGGGGCACCCTAGAATATGCTCTCCAAGGCCTCGATATTCGGCAAATTATTGTCTGTGGCCATTCCCACTGTGGCGCGATGAAAGGGCTGCTTAAATTAAATAAACTCCAAGCGGATATGCCTTTGGTTTACGATTGGCTCAAGCACGCCGAAGCCACCCGTCGCCTCGTCCGGGATACTTACCCCCACTGCGAAGGGGAAGAACTGGTCGAAACCCTCGTTGCGGAAAATGTCCTTGTTCAGATTGATAATCTCAAAACCTATCCCGTGGTGCGATCGCGGCTCCACCAGGGCAAGCTGAAAATCTATGGCTGGATCTACAACATCGAAAATGGCGAAGTGTTAGCCTACGACGAAACAAAACACGCCTATGTGAAGCCAGACTATAGCCTCATCGACGAAACCCCCTTAACGGAGCGTGAAGCCCTAGAAGGTTGCCCACTTCCCTACACCGTCGCTTCTGGCCAGAGTTTAGCGGGTTGGTACGGCGAAACTGATACCTTCTCTGTGAGTGGTTAG
- the vapC gene encoding type II toxin-antitoxin system VapC family toxin, which produces MQTIVDTSVWSLALRRKAPPELLPQVLELQRLIIADEVVMLGLIRQEILSGIRNLDQFARLKSYLQGFLDLELDTADYKTAAEFFNQCRRNGVQGSNTDFLICAVAHRRRYKILTEDQDFKNFQAYIPIELA; this is translated from the coding sequence ATGCAAACGATCGTTGATACTTCAGTTTGGTCCCTGGCTTTACGTCGAAAAGCACCGCCTGAGCTGTTGCCTCAAGTTTTAGAACTACAACGACTGATTATCGCGGATGAAGTTGTTATGCTTGGGTTGATTCGTCAAGAAATCTTATCTGGGATCCGCAATCTTGATCAATTTGCCCGTCTCAAAAGCTATCTTCAAGGATTTTTGGATTTAGAGCTAGATACCGCTGACTATAAAACCGCTGCTGAGTTTTTTAATCAATGTCGACGCAATGGCGTACAAGGATCAAATACAGATTTTTTGATTTGTGCTGTTGCTCATCGCCGACGCTACAAAATTTTGACAGAAGACCAAGATTTTAAAAATTTTCAGGCCTACATTCCCATCGAACTCGCTTAA
- a CDS encoding type II toxin-antitoxin system VapB family antitoxin has product MTVALNIDDALLEEALALGNQTPPDALVEIALKEYIQRRKRLKLIELFGTIEYDPNYNYKTQRR; this is encoded by the coding sequence ATGACTGTAGCTTTGAATATTGATGATGCTCTTTTGGAAGAAGCTCTCGCCCTCGGCAATCAAACACCGCCCGATGCCCTTGTTGAAATTGCCCTCAAAGAATACATTCAGCGGCGTAAACGCCTCAAATTAATTGAGCTTTTTGGAACGATTGAATACGATCCCAACTATAACTACAAAACACAACGACGATAG
- a CDS encoding NAD(P)H-quinone oxidoreductase subunit 4, which translates to MNFANFPWLSTIILFPIIAALFLPLIPDKDGKTVRWYALTIGLIDFVIIVTAFYTGYDFGNPNLQLVESYTWVEAIDLRWSVGADGLSMPLILLTGFITTLAILAAWPVSFKPKLFYFLMLLMYGGQIAVFAVQDMLLFFFTWELELVPVYLILSIWGGKKRLYAATKFILYTAGGSLFILIAALTMAFYGDTVTFDMTAIAQKDFGINLQLLLYGGLLIAYGVKLPIFPLHTWLPDAHGEATAPAHMLLAGILLKMGGYALLRMNAGMLPDAHALFGPVLVILGVVNIVYAALTSFAQRNLKRKIAYSSISHMGFVLIGMASFTDLGTSGAMLQMISHGLIGASLFFMVGATYDRTHTLMLDEMGGVGKKMKKIFAMWTTCSMASLALPGMSGFVAELMVFVGFATSDAYSPTFRVIIVFLAAVGVILTPIYLLSMLREILYGPENKELVAHEKLIDAEPREVFVIACLLIPIIGIGLYPKAVTQIYASTTENLTAILRQSVPSLQQTAQAPSLDVAVLRAPEIR; encoded by the coding sequence ATGAACTTTGCAAATTTTCCGTGGTTATCCACGATTATTTTATTTCCCATTATTGCGGCATTATTTTTGCCCCTCATCCCCGACAAAGATGGGAAAACAGTGCGCTGGTATGCCTTGACCATTGGCTTAATTGACTTTGTGATCATCGTGACAGCCTTTTACACGGGCTACGATTTTGGCAACCCGAATCTGCAACTGGTAGAGAGCTATACCTGGGTCGAAGCAATCGATCTGCGCTGGTCAGTGGGGGCCGATGGCCTTTCCATGCCCTTGATTCTTCTCACGGGTTTTATCACAACTTTGGCGATCTTGGCAGCCTGGCCCGTAAGCTTTAAGCCGAAGCTATTTTATTTCCTGATGCTGCTGATGTATGGCGGTCAAATCGCTGTCTTTGCCGTGCAGGATATGTTGCTATTTTTCTTTACCTGGGAACTCGAACTGGTTCCGGTTTACCTGATTCTTTCCATTTGGGGCGGCAAAAAACGGCTCTATGCCGCAACGAAATTCATTCTCTACACCGCCGGCGGTTCGTTATTTATTCTGATTGCCGCCCTAACCATGGCTTTCTATGGAGATACGGTCACCTTTGATATGACGGCGATCGCCCAAAAAGACTTTGGCATTAATCTCCAACTGCTGCTCTATGGCGGCCTCCTCATCGCCTATGGGGTGAAGTTACCGATTTTTCCTCTGCATACCTGGCTCCCCGATGCCCACGGTGAAGCCACGGCCCCGGCCCACATGCTCCTGGCAGGCATTCTCTTAAAAATGGGAGGCTATGCCCTGCTGCGAATGAATGCCGGGATGCTCCCCGATGCCCATGCCCTGTTTGGCCCGGTGCTCGTCATCTTGGGGGTCGTCAATATCGTTTATGCGGCTCTAACTTCCTTTGCTCAACGCAATCTCAAACGAAAAATCGCCTATTCCTCCATTTCCCACATGGGCTTTGTGCTGATTGGGATGGCTTCGTTTACCGATTTGGGCACCAGCGGCGCAATGTTGCAGATGATTTCCCACGGGCTAATTGGCGCAAGCCTCTTCTTTATGGTTGGTGCCACCTATGACCGTACCCATACCCTCATGCTCGATGAAATGGGTGGAGTCGGCAAAAAGATGAAGAAAATCTTTGCGATGTGGACGACCTGCTCGATGGCATCTTTGGCGTTGCCGGGGATGAGTGGTTTTGTTGCTGAATTAATGGTGTTTGTTGGTTTTGCCACCAGTGACGCCTATAGCCCCACCTTCCGGGTGATTATCGTTTTCCTCGCAGCGGTGGGCGTCATTTTAACGCCGATCTACCTGCTTTCAATGTTGCGGGAAATCCTCTACGGCCCTGAAAACAAAGAGCTTGTGGCGCATGAAAAACTGATCGACGCTGAACCCCGCGAAGTCTTTGTGATTGCGTGCTTGTTGATTCCGATTATTGGGATTGGTCTGTATCCGAAGGCTGTGACCCAGATCTATGCTTCGACTACAGAAAATCTAACGGCGATCCTGCGTCAATCGGTGCCGAGTCTCCAGCAAACGGCACAGGCACCTAGTTTAGATGTTGCGGTTCTGCGTGCCCCAGAGATTCGCTAA
- a CDS encoding rhodanese-like domain-containing protein, with protein MTDPSSNPQLQAISPTVFAQRVATTESLQLIDVREPDELEIVALPGFTNLPLSQFEQWAARIAVDFDPQAETYVLCHHGVRSAQMCYWLQQQGFTQVINIEGGIHLYTLSVDQSLPRY; from the coding sequence ATGACCGACCCTAGTTCTAACCCACAACTCCAGGCCATCAGTCCCACGGTGTTTGCCCAGCGCGTCGCCACGACCGAATCTTTGCAACTCATTGATGTGCGTGAGCCCGATGAGCTAGAGATTGTCGCTCTCCCAGGCTTTACCAATTTACCCCTGAGTCAATTTGAACAATGGGCTGCCCGCATTGCTGTGGACTTTGACCCCCAGGCAGAAACCTATGTGCTTTGTCACCATGGTGTGCGTTCGGCACAAATGTGTTACTGGCTGCAACAACAAGGTTTTACCCAAGTGATTAATATTGAAGGTGGGATTCACCTTTACACCCTCTCTGTGGATCAAAGCCTACCGCGCTACTAG
- the hrcA gene encoding heat-inducible transcriptional repressor HrcA, whose translation MVAQKILNPRHQNIFRATVNHYISTAEPVGSKTLVEEYDFQVSSATIRNVMGKLEKAGFLYQPHISAGRVPSDSGYRLYVDELVTPNSQTRKRASQTLQEQTVAEYWGLEATLQRATQILATLSGYIALITVPHQNHARLRYLQLLPLGDQKVMMIVVTDSYQPQSLSLTLDCDPDELEILSNFLNHHLQGRSLQEIASLDPQTLDEDFHHCQLLLETILGKIAQIVPHTIATPILVRGISEVLRQPEFSQIEQLQTLLHLLEAKQEQLLPVVFSGLPGDRPTLIHIGTENPLEPMKTCALISTYYYQEKTPVGSVAVLGPTRMFYENAIALVEATADYLSENLKAAF comes from the coding sequence ATGGTTGCTCAGAAAATTCTTAATCCCCGTCACCAAAATATTTTTCGAGCAACGGTCAACCATTACATTTCCACAGCGGAACCCGTAGGCTCCAAAACCCTTGTGGAGGAATATGACTTCCAGGTCAGTTCTGCCACCATTCGTAATGTGATGGGCAAGTTGGAAAAGGCAGGTTTCTTGTATCAACCCCACATCTCGGCGGGACGGGTCCCCTCTGATTCCGGCTATCGTCTCTATGTGGACGAACTCGTCACCCCCAATTCCCAGACCCGTAAACGAGCGAGCCAAACGTTACAGGAACAGACTGTTGCAGAGTATTGGGGACTAGAAGCGACCCTCCAGCGGGCAACGCAAATTTTGGCGACGTTAAGTGGTTATATTGCTCTAATCACGGTGCCCCATCAAAACCATGCTCGCCTACGCTATCTACAGTTACTCCCCCTAGGGGATCAGAAGGTGATGATGATTGTGGTGACGGATAGTTATCAACCCCAATCGTTGTCCTTGACCCTGGACTGTGACCCCGATGAGCTAGAGATTCTATCGAATTTTTTAAATCACCATCTCCAAGGGCGATCGCTCCAAGAAATTGCCAGCCTTGATCCCCAGACTTTAGATGAAGACTTTCACCATTGTCAGCTGTTATTGGAGACGATTTTGGGTAAGATTGCTCAGATTGTGCCTCATACGATTGCGACACCAATTCTGGTACGGGGCATTTCGGAAGTGCTGCGTCAACCTGAGTTTTCCCAAATTGAGCAGTTACAAACCCTATTGCACTTGCTAGAGGCGAAACAAGAACAGCTACTCCCGGTGGTTTTTAGCGGTTTACCAGGCGATCGCCCGACGCTCATTCACATCGGCACCGAAAATCCCCTAGAACCCATGAAAACCTGCGCCCTTATTTCCACATATTATTACCAAGAAAAAACGCCCGTTGGCAGTGTTGCGGTGCTTGGCCCGACGCGGATGTTCTATGAAAATGCGATCGCCTTAGTTGAAGCCACAGCAGATTATCTGTCTGAGAATTTAAAAGCCGCTTTTTAA